The Nerophis ophidion isolate RoL-2023_Sa linkage group LG25, RoL_Noph_v1.0, whole genome shotgun sequence genomic sequence ACACAGCACGCCATgcatgttagtacaactacagtacatacgctgtctggctcTCTCAGCTGTGTTCAAACAAAACATGTGGACTAATACTTTAGATACAGTAtacgattgttcatgtttttcagtcagtacaaattggtgtcgtatcgcagtgttgtgtattacaaactcaaaagtattTTGTGTTGTTCTTGCCATAGTTAACTTTTATGTCTAATACCGATGCACActaatgtgttactacgctagaaaaagagttcttcaccgttcactcttacaataacaatatcgctacagcttggttattatacaggttacggaacgaaAATGAAGTATTATTGActgttttttaatacatttttaaggtGATtgagaggtagaattgattgctcccattagctgcattgctaaccACCTAGTTTACAAACAAGCCAAATTTTATGTCAGAAggcaaaaaaaactaaaccatTTGTCTTCTTTTCTTTCATAATGATCGTGAGGTATAGGCAAACTTTTATAAAAGTGCAGTTTCTCTTTAAAACATCGAGAGAGAAGGCAAGATCTGATCCATCTGGTCTCGATTACTGACGATGTTTCAgattctttttttccttttttttttaacagatgttacatattttatacatatagatttacgCACATCGCAAAGGAATTTAAAAAATCATCCAAACTGGGAAACTAAAAACACATCGATATTAAATTTGGGTAAATAAGAAAATCACTCATTGGGCATGGTAACTAAGTGTTAAAATACAAGACTCATACCAAAGTTattgaaataaaatataaaacataattTGCCAGCTCACAACTTTACGCATAATGTAACCATGGATGTTTTGTCCTACCTGGGTAGTTCTGCATCATGACCGAAGGCATGCCCCTGTAACCAGGGTGGTTGGGATCATAACCTTGTCCATAGGGGTAACCATGCATGTAGGGCATGTATCCTTGATGCTGCGCTAGTGGTGACGAGAACTGCAAGTGGGGATTTGTACGCGAGTCTTTGCTCAGCATCCGAAGTTCCTCAGAATGTATCCGAGGGTCAGTACTTTCTTTGCTCTCCTCCTTGAGCCCACTTTGACTGTCCTTATGTCTGCACCTTTCGTCCTTTGATTTCCTATCACGTTCCCGTTCTCTGTCTCTTTCATCCTTCCATCGGGGTTGTTGGTGCTGGTGTTCACTTTCCGCCAAGGCCTTTTGGTTCTCAGGGTACTGCTGGTGGTCAAAACAAAGCAACAGAGATGACAAATGCAGATATCCATATATTCAATCAAGACCAAAAACACACTCCTGGCTTGCACCCATGATTTTCCAAAATCATATTTACCTGTCTGTACCAGATAGTCTGCTCTGTGCCAGACTGACATCTGGAATCCAGTGCTTGCTTCAAGTCCTCCTTCCCATGGTGTCCCTCCGTCAGCTTCATCTTTAGCCCTTCAGCTTGCTGGGACTTTGCGTCTTCCCCCTTAATGCCTCCCATAGATTTGGACGAAACCTCAGAAGGCGAGTCTCTGGATTTGTTAGTAGGCTGTGGCGTCTTTCCAAGATCAGACTGAATGGGGGTTTTGGAAAGGTTTGGCTGCATTGGACTCTTTTGTTTCCACTCCTCCTTAATGGAAGCTTCTCTTTCTTTCAGGGCAATGTCAGACTTTTTCTCTGCAGCACGATGCTGTTCTGCCATTTGTCGCTGGCGTTCCTCAAACTGCTGTCGATAGGCTGGGTTAGTGTTCATTAAATGGTTATGGTAGGCCTGATCGGAATGATACGCGTAAGGAGGTACATAAGCATACTGATTGTAGTAAAGAGGTTGCATATACATGTTGGATCGTTGTTGAATAACAGATGGttgttgctgctgctgttgttgttgttgttgttgctgctgctgctgttgctgttgttgttgctgctgctgctggccaGTGACTATATCAAGTCTGCGATCCTCATGAACCTCAATCTTGACTTTCTCCTCAACCTGATCCTGGTCATCCTCCCTTTTAATCTTCACCTGACCTTCTGGCACCGGTGTACCTGCATTAGGCCCACTCGGACTGGGGTTGACATTATTAGGCGAGTAATATGTTTCATAGCCAGCATAGTATGGGGAATCTTTGCTGGGGGTCTGATTTGGAAAAAGAGCTTTTTTGACACTTTCTCTGAGTGACTGGTCCTCTGTCCTATTTTTGACTCCCTCTACTTTCCCCTCTCCGTCCTCACCAGCATCAGAGATGTCCGAGTAGGCTGGACTGTGCGTTTTTACAGAGGAGTTATCAGCACCATTCTGGTTTGCCATGTGGAGAGGCGTAAGAGGCTGTGGCACTCCACTGCCATCTATCCGACTGGCTACACCGATGGATGGACTTGGAGCATTATCAGAAAAACTGTAGATCTTGTCAGCCTCAGCCTTAATGCTTGCCAAACGACTCTGATGAGGATCTGAGGAACCATTAAGAAGCCCTTCAGCCTTATTGCCCTGATCACACGGTTCTGAGAACGGTGGGTTAACCTCCTCCAGTTTCCCTCCCTTAGCCAGAGACTTGGGACTGTCAGCCTCCTTTCCACCATCCTTTTTCTTCTtgtctttcttcttcttgtctttgGAACTACATGGGGGAGGATCTCCAACAGCAGGGGGTTTGGGTTGTGTTCCTTTCATCTGGGGGCTCTTCGGGATTCCTTGCAACACCGGTGCAAGTCCTGGAGAAGAATTTGGATTTCCCGGCGGAAAAGAGAACATTTGCTGTGATGCTGAAGGGCCAGTGCCGACTGTCCGAGGTGACTTCATATTTTTCTGAGCCATTTTATCGGCTTTTGTGCTGCCTTTTTTTGACTTCTCAGAGCCTCTCTTTTCATCGATACCATCATTACTGGCTTCATCAGTAAGGCATGCTCCATCATCACATACTTCCATTGGGGTGCCTCCACTTTCTGGATCAGTTTCAGCAATTTTCTTTTTGCTCTGCTTTGAGCAAAACTTTCCCGGTGACGGGGAAggactttgaacatcaaagttCCTTCCTTTTGGAGTGACTGACCTGGCAGGAGACAGTGATCCTTTATGTGAGATGGATGCTCCATTACAGTTCCCAGGTTCAGGGTGAAGTGTTGAGTCCTCTCCGTATTCACTGTCTACATCTAATTCCAACTTCACATCCTCGTCAGTGTGAGCACGGGCTTGGTGGTACTTGAGACCATTAATGTGCTTATACTTTTTGTTGCAATTGGGATGAGGGCAGTCAATAAGAACAGGTGAGGGACAGCTCCGATCAACAGGAGGCAGAAGTGGCTCAGCCTTGATAGAAGGAATGAGCAGACCTGTTAGCCCGATCCCTCCATTGTTAGAGTTTGTCCGCATGCGTTTGTTGCCTTTGGTGTCCTCGGAGCTAGAATTGGGCTCCATGTCTGAGGCAGGTTTGGTCTTACGTTTTCCAGCCGGTGAGGGGCTGGCCTTAATATCCTCTGTGTTGTTGTTGGGAGGAGTGCGACGCTCCGAGGGAGTCTGGCTTCCCCTTCGGCCCTTGGTGTTCGAGGCAGCACGCGTCTTGTTGTTGGTGGCGCCTTTGTTGTCTGACGAGTTGCTGTTCTCGTTGATGGGGGTGTTGCTGTTTGGTCTCATCCGCTTACCTCGGCCCCGGCCATTCCTCATTTCCAGGTCACTTGTCGGGGATTCACAAAAACTGCAACAACAAAACAGTTTGGTGAGTCTAAATGCCAAGTGATCTACTCCGGATAAAATAATTACCGACGTGATCCGGATAAAATAATTACCAACGTAAGAATGCAAGTCAATTTGTATGATAATTTGATAAATTTAACTGAAAATCTCACATAAAAGTATACAACAACGTGGCAAGAAATACTTCAACAATGAATAAGCTAAATATGTATTGgatcaaaaatcacttcatattctttactgctcgctaAAGTTACCGTATCTGAGTTACTGAACAGAAacatggggaaataattacaaaaagatacttcattcactaaccatgttacaaaaaagatcagttaggaCAATACATAATGttagatatagagaacattcCAACCCTGcaattattgaatcaaaaatattaaaattccacgatatagtgaatttgcaaacagctcaaattatgtacaaagcaaagtatatatatatatatatatatatatatatatatatatatatatatatatatgtatatgtatatacagtggggcaaaaaagtttttagtcagccatcgattgtgcaagttctccctcttaaaatgacagaggtctgtaattttcatcataggtacacttcaactgtgagagacagaatgggaaaaaatatccaggaattcacattgtaggaatttcaaaggatttatttgtaaattatggtcgaaaataagtatttggtcaaccattcaaagctctcactgatggaaggaggttttggctcaaaatctcacgatacatggccccattcattctttccttaacacggatcaatcgtcctgtccccttagcagaaaaacagccccaaagcatgatgtttcaacccccatgcttcacagtaggtatggtgttcttgggatgcaactcagtattcttcttcctccaaacatgaagagttgagtttataccaaaaagttctattttggtttcatctgaccacatgccattctcccaatcatctgctgtatcatccatgtatccattttggtacaaacttaACTCGTTGTgtctggaggaagaagaatactgagttgcatcccaagaacaccagacctactgtgaagcatgggggtggaaacatcatgctttggggctgtttttctgctaaggggacaggacgattgttccgtgttaaggaaagaatgaatggggccatgtatcgtgaaattttgagccaaaacctccttccatcagtgagagctttgaatggttgaccaaatacttattttccaccataatttacaaataaattatttaaaattcttacaatttgaattcctggatttttttttttattctgtctctcacagttgaagtgtacctatgatgaaaatgacagacctctgtcatcattttaagtgggagaacttgcacaatcggtggctgactaaatacttttttgccccactgtatgtagggGAAAAAGTAacttaaaatatttgtatgcaagtacaacacttaaaacatttagtatatcaactaaattatggaatggattaggtaaggaaattaaacaatgtactgatatgacGCAGTTTAAGAAACTGTCGAAACTCAAATACCAAAAAGAAGAAccgtgataaacattctgaacctATTGATAATCTGATTCATCTCACTGTATGAAATACAActcacttcactaattattataatattttttttttcatttgtttttttgtgaatgaATTGAGAATAGAAAGTGAACAAAGGTGTTAGCAATTGTTATGTAATGGAAAAagggtagaattaaataagctctcttcttcctacttcttcttttattattattattatgtctatatcaaacattttttgtaaatataaaaataaacctttatttatgattccaaagcaagttatccatcaatatGTAGAGGTGCATCAAGAAAATCTAATAATCAAACGCATGGACAATTGTGCAATGATACCATGAGATGATTAAACATTTATATAAGTGTTGTCAAAtaatatatatctaaaaaaataaaataaaaataaaaaatcagatGCATCACACTTGAATTTTGATTAatgatgattaatcacaggttaattgcatgtgttctttaaataaaaaaagagggCCCTCTGAAGGCAGTCTTTACTGCCAAcgcaatgaaaacaagtttaacacccctgctttagtgtaaacaacatatgtacagtacataaataaaaaaggaacttCACAACACAAGTGGGAATGAGGGTCTTGTAAATTGACTACTGATGTTGTGCAGGCGTGATTGGAAGAAATGACGGCGGGCAGGAACTCAACTTTTTTTTATCCGAGCACAGCCTCGTCTCTCGTTAAAACACAGCAGCCGTCGGAGCCCCAAAAGACCAACTGCACTTTTGCGGCCTTCACATTAAAAGCGCTGCATGCTAAATTTTGTCCGGCAGAATAAGTTTCATTAAATAACCtaaataagcttttttttttttgcacatttgtcGTGTTCTGTAATTATTTTGGCTTTGCTGTGATGTGATGCTGTGGGTTGTAGTCcattttgtggatttttttactttgctgttTACTTACATTAGTGAAGTATTTAAATTGCAATTCAGTTCAACTCGAACATCACAATCATCATTTGGTACTAGTATTTGTAAAAATTTAAACAATATCCATCCCAAACACCGACTTGTCAAATTAAATCAACTTGAGTATTTTAAGTGACATTGACggataagaaaaataaatacattttatagaaACTTTAAAAAGACTGAATTTAATCCGAATAAAACTGAAGTTTTCTATGCTCCTACTTAGGGATTAAAAAAGACCTACTTTTCCCTATCCTACTATACTTATAACTTAAGCCTTTCCTGTAGGAAGTGTAGTAGGAAGAGAAAACAAATCCATAACAATTAAGTCCTTATAAGAAGCCTAATAAGAGTGTAAAATAAGCCAAAGCTCAGATTGCACACCAGAACTTAGACAGTATTGTAAAAAGATGCATCAGTGAGTTGTagtcattttctgctgcttatcagTTTAATAATTATGGGCCTGCTAGCAGGAGATGTTCCGCTTTTTTCAGGCTGTGTTAGTCAGACATACAATCACACAGCAACTGAATatctcattttgttcacacatTGATGTAATTTCTCCTAAAGACAATTACttttatatgtttaatttatttaacatCACTACCGAGTTCCTGCTGTACTTATTCTTTTTCCTACTTCCTGTCGcggctatatttatatatacatatattaatttgATGTCGCTAAAACATAGTGACCAACGTTTAGTACTAAACATAATCACAATGTTTATTTGTGGTGATCCATcaccattaaaaaaatactttaaaaaatcaaAGCCTTAATTATATGACTGATTGTCGACGGCGGGCACAATCTAAGAAATCAGATCAGACTGTGAAAATCCTTGAAGACAGCTCTACTGCCATCTAGGACCGGGACAAGAACACATTTTGCTGGACAATATATTTTCTTacaaattattgccgataaacaatattattgtcagCAATTATTTTGAAACCAAAAGACCACTAATGTAAACATAAAACATCATATGTAACCCTTTCAAAGGCGACACACTTATAATTTTCACAAGTATTCTTAGCATTGTAATGTCAATAACTTTTAATTGCCCAAAAGAGGTAGACAATAAAACTCAAATAGATTCTCAATCTCAGTTAGTCAAAACTGCACTTCAGTAAGTCAAGCATCTTCAAGTGCAGTTTTACCCAGTTAGAACAACTGGATCAGACAGAGTTTTTTTGATCGCCATCACTTTCCAACAAGTTCTGCatattggttggttggttggttcatCCATGTTGATGGGCCAATCTTGCTGTTTTGGTTTGAAGATAAAATATTCCCACAAGAGGACGTTTGGCTTTGTAATCATGTTTTTCCCCTAATTTGTGTTGACAAAGactgtggatgactgacaagaaggGTCACTCCTTTCATTTATTTCTGCTATTGAACGAACACAGCCGGGTAATtagagcgatgcacagagtgaaagCTCTTGCACACTGTTAGAAAGCAAAACACGAAGAAAGCAAACACAAAttaagttaattttcatttatgtTTTGATTAATTACTTTATTGATTAAGGCCCAGGCTTAATAACAAGTTCACAATAGTTTGAGAGGCCATGCCTATAAAAGTCACCAAGTTGGTCTTAAACTAGTAGCAGTCTCATTTTAAATTTCTGCTGGGATTTTTTTAGTCCAATTTTGCAGTTACTATAATCTGTCCACAAAAATTAAATTTCAGCAGACCTAGAAATTTAACCATTCACTTAGTTTGATGCACAGTGACCGGCATTACCCAAAACTAAGAACACGAAGTAGTAGTGTCTTACCGAGGTGGAGCCCAGTCATGCCGTGTACAGTCCAACAGAGTGCCCACGTACGTCTTGTTTCTCCAAGTAACATTCACCAC encodes the following:
- the LOC133542836 gene encoding zinc finger protein 609-like isoform X2, with translation MSLSGGTAGGKGVDSNAVDTYDSGDEWDIGVGNLIIDLDADLEKDKLEMSGTKDGMAAPPSAVAALPDNIRFVSPVSGSQGKETKSKYKRNKNSKDNNSKASTGDGGKKETAGRTQGEPTGTAAGAAVAGNNSTSGKNTEKGGKPSRGVLSGKKDKEGATGKSKKDKTDGAAVVAIAAVEKEVVSQVQVALGNSRNTNFDSTQPTDLVEANQIGNITLEPVGILPALTTKTETEEIENGTIECKTLKKVKNEKMESPVSTPVPPPLHLLAAVGNSEISSPCEQIMVRTRSVAVNTSDVALATDPECLGPCEPGTSVNLEGIVWQETEDGMLVVNVTWRNKTYVGTLLDCTRHDWAPPRFCESPTSDLEMRNGRGRGKRMRPNSNTPINENSNSSDNKGATNNKTRAASNTKGRRGSQTPSERRTPPNNNTEDIKASPSPAGKRKTKPASDMEPNSSSEDTKGNKRMRTNSNNGGIGLTGLLIPSIKAEPLLPPVDRSCPSPVLIDCPHPNCNKKYKHINGLKYHQARAHTDEDVKLELDVDSEYGEDSTLHPEPGNCNGASISHKGSLSPARSVTPKGRNFDVQSPSPSPGKFCSKQSKKKIAETDPESGGTPMEVCDDGACLTDEASNDGIDEKRGSEKSKKGSTKADKMAQKNMKSPRTVGTGPSASQQMFSFPPGNPNSSPGLAPVLQGIPKSPQMKGTQPKPPAVGDPPPCSSKDKKKKDKKKKDGGKEADSPKSLAKGGKLEEVNPPFSEPCDQGNKAEGLLNGSSDPHQSRLASIKAEADKIYSFSDNAPSPSIGVASRIDGSGVPQPLTPLHMANQNGADNSSVKTHSPAYSDISDAGEDGEGKVEGVKNRTEDQSLRESVKKALFPNQTPSKDSPYYAGYETYYSPNNVNPSPSGPNAGTPVPEGQVKIKREDDQDQVEEKVKIEVHEDRRLDIVTGQQQQQQQQQQQQQQQQQQQQQQQQPSVIQQRSNMYMQPLYYNQYAYVPPYAYHSDQAYHNHLMNTNPAYRQQFEERQRQMAEQHRAAEKKSDIALKEREASIKEEWKQKSPMQPNLSKTPIQSDLGKTPQPTNKSRDSPSEVSSKSMGGIKGEDAKSQQAEGLKMKLTEGHHGKEDLKQALDSRCQSGTEQTIWYRQYPENQKALAESEHQHQQPRWKDERDRERERDRKSKDERCRHKDSQSGLKEESKESTDPRIHSEELRMLSKDSRTNPHLQFSSPLAQHQGYMPYMHGYPYGQGYDPNHPGYRGMPSVMMQNYPGSYLPGGYPFSPYGSKIVGAEEASDKSRTSPTVNKMATDSKALEILHQHASQYKSKSPTVGDKPPLERELDRGAGGERDRERDVDRPRSSPSQRMMPSHHHLGYPLLSGQYDLPYATGKPDRHTSTLQRFM
- the LOC133542836 gene encoding zinc finger protein 609-like isoform X1; protein product: MSLSGGTAGGKGVDSNAVDTYDSGDEWDIGVGNLIIDLDADLEKDKLEMSGTKDGMAAPPSAVAALPDNIRFVSPVSGSQGKETKSKYKRNKNSKDNNSKASTGDGGKKETAGRTQGEPTGTAAGAAVAGNNSTSGKNTEKGGKPSRGVLSGKKDKEGATGKSKKDKTDGAAVVAIAAVEKEVVSQVQVALGNSRNTNFDSTQPTDLVEANQIGNITLEPVGILPALTTKTETEEIENGTIECKTLKKVKNEKMESPVSTPVPPPLHLLAAVGNSEISSPCEQIMVRTRSVAVNTSDVALATDPECLGPCEPGTSVNLEGIVWQETEDGMLVVNVTWRNKTYVGTLLDCTRHDWAPPRFCESPTSDLEMRNGRGRGKRMRPNSNTPINENSNSSDNKGATNNKTRAASNTKGRRGSQTPSERRTPPNNNTEDIKASPSPAGKRKTKPASDMEPNSSSEDTKGNKRMRTNSNNGGIGLTGLLIPSIKAEPLLPPVDRSCPSPVLIDCPHPNCNKKYKHINGLKYHQARAHTDEDVKLELDVDSEYGEDSTLHPEPGNCNGASISHKGSLSPARSVTPKGRNFDVQSPSPSPGKFCSKQSKKKIAETDPESGGTPMEVCDDGACLTDEASNDGIDEKRGSEKSKKGSTKADKMAQKNMKSPRTVGTGPSASQQMFSFPPGNPNSSPGLAPVLQGIPKSPQMKGTQPKPPAVGDPPPCSSKDKKKKDKKKKDGGKEADSPKSLAKGGKLEEVNPPFSEPCDQGNKAEGLLNGSSDPHQSRLASIKAEADKIYSFSDNAPSPSIGVASRIDGSGVPQPLTPLHMANQNGADNSSVKTHSPAYSDISDAGEDGEGKVEGVKNRTEDQSLRESVKKALFPNQTPSKDSPYYAGYETYYSPNNVNPSPSGPNAGTPVPEGQVKIKREDDQDQVEEKVKIEVHEDRRLDIVTGQQQQQQQQQQQQQQQQQQQQQQQQPSVIQQRSNMYMQPLYYNQYAYVPPYAYHSDQAYHNHLMNTNPAYRQQFEERQRQMAEQHRAAEKKSDIALKEREASIKEEWKQKSPMQPNLSKTPIQSDLGKTPQPTNKSRDSPSEVSSKSMGGIKGEDAKSQQAEGLKMKLTEGHHGKEDLKQALDSRCQSGTEQTIWYRQQYPENQKALAESEHQHQQPRWKDERDRERERDRKSKDERCRHKDSQSGLKEESKESTDPRIHSEELRMLSKDSRTNPHLQFSSPLAQHQGYMPYMHGYPYGQGYDPNHPGYRGMPSVMMQNYPGSYLPGGYPFSPYGSKIVGAEEASDKSRTSPTVNKMATDSKALEILHQHASQYKSKSPTVGDKPPLERELDRGAGGERDRERDVDRPRSSPSQRMMPSHHHLGYPLLSGQYDLPYATGKPDRHTSTLQRFM